From the genome of Cytobacillus firmus, one region includes:
- the brnQ gene encoding branched-chain amino acid transport system II carrier protein: MTNKVPFSFTVTVGFMLFALFFGAGNLIFPAMLGQSAGTNIWSANAGFIITGVGLPLLGILALGFSGKSDLQSLASRVNPLFGLAFTVALYLSIGPLFAIPRTATVSYEIGIKPYLSEGSGLVGLIIFSIIFFGITAFFSLNSSKIVDIVGKYLTPILLIVIAVLIGAAFFNPMGAFQAPTEAYVNGAFFKGFQEGYLTMDALAAFVFGIIVVNAVKEKGAATKKEIMVSIAKAGVIASGLLAVIYTSLSFIGASSVSGLGALDNGGAVLSGTSAHYFGSFGTLLLSVIVFGACLTTSIGLITACSSYFNKLMPKVSYKMFVVVLSIFSAVFANFGLSQLITISVPVLVGIYPLAIALMALTFLHPIFKGRKEVYQGSMLFTFVVSLFDGLNAAGITFAPINDLFSAILPLYDVGLGWIVPSLAGGLIGLAIAVIKGSSQSNSSEVKKAA, from the coding sequence ATGACGAACAAAGTACCATTCTCATTTACAGTGACAGTTGGTTTTATGCTCTTTGCCTTATTTTTTGGGGCAGGAAACTTAATTTTCCCTGCAATGCTGGGCCAATCGGCAGGAACGAATATATGGTCAGCAAACGCAGGCTTCATTATAACGGGTGTGGGTTTGCCATTGCTTGGCATCCTGGCTTTGGGCTTCTCGGGGAAAAGTGACTTGCAATCGCTGGCAAGCCGTGTCAATCCATTATTCGGACTGGCTTTTACAGTAGCCCTGTACTTATCAATTGGACCACTTTTTGCGATTCCGAGAACAGCTACCGTTTCATACGAAATCGGCATTAAGCCTTATCTGTCAGAAGGAAGCGGTTTAGTCGGCTTAATTATATTTTCAATTATTTTCTTTGGAATTACAGCATTTTTCTCTTTGAATTCATCAAAAATTGTTGATATCGTAGGAAAATATTTAACACCTATTCTTCTAATTGTTATTGCTGTTTTGATCGGTGCGGCATTCTTTAATCCAATGGGTGCATTCCAGGCTCCGACTGAAGCCTATGTGAACGGTGCATTCTTTAAAGGGTTCCAGGAAGGCTATCTGACAATGGACGCATTGGCAGCATTTGTATTCGGGATTATTGTCGTAAATGCTGTAAAGGAAAAAGGCGCTGCAACCAAGAAGGAGATCATGGTATCTATTGCCAAAGCAGGAGTAATTGCTTCCGGTTTATTAGCAGTCATTTATACATCCCTTTCCTTTATTGGAGCGTCAAGTGTCAGCGGTCTGGGAGCATTGGATAACGGCGGTGCTGTTCTATCAGGTACGTCTGCGCATTACTTTGGCTCATTTGGTACACTGCTTCTAAGTGTAATTGTGTTTGGCGCTTGTCTGACTACCAGCATCGGTCTGATCACAGCGTGCTCTTCATACTTCAATAAACTGATGCCAAAAGTTTCTTACAAAATGTTCGTAGTGGTTTTATCTATATTCAGCGCCGTTTTTGCCAACTTTGGTTTAAGCCAGCTGATCACCATTTCTGTACCTGTATTGGTGGGAATCTATCCATTGGCGATTGCACTGATGGCTCTTACATTCCTTCATCCGATTTTTAAAGGCAGGAAAGAAGTTTATCAGGGAAGCATGCTTTTCACATTTGTGGTAAGTTTGTTTGATGGCTTGAATGCAGCAGGTATTACATTCGCGCCAATCAATGACCTATTTAGTGCAATCCTTCCTTTATATGATGTTGGCTTAGGCTGGATTGTCCCGTCCTTGGCAGGCGGTCTGATCGGTCTTGCGATTGCAGTAATAAAGGGCAGCAGCCAGTCAAATTCTTCAGAAGTGAAGAAAGCGGCATAA
- a CDS encoding GntR family transcriptional regulator has translation MPIPSNYSSPTRVSAKDRAFSQIQEWIIDGTLQPKEKLNDADLAKALGVSRTPIREALQLLNVQGFVEMFPGVGTQVTSVNPEDISKILPPLGVLQALAAELAAPVISQETINILRDINHKFAKALNAGDTFSALKQDEKFHNIIIDLAQNPYISNTASMLQAHVMRLYYNKTIILKERSIEEHEDILKAFEQKDREKAGNIARVNWLRAIDEYYTGEK, from the coding sequence ATGCCAATACCCTCTAATTATTCATCACCTACTCGTGTATCCGCTAAAGATCGCGCCTTCTCCCAAATCCAGGAGTGGATTATTGACGGGACACTTCAGCCGAAGGAAAAATTAAACGATGCTGATCTTGCCAAAGCGTTAGGAGTCAGCCGCACCCCTATCAGGGAAGCGCTTCAGCTGCTGAATGTTCAGGGATTTGTCGAAATGTTCCCGGGTGTCGGAACTCAAGTCACTTCAGTTAACCCGGAAGATATCAGCAAGATTCTGCCTCCTTTGGGCGTCCTTCAGGCGCTTGCTGCTGAACTAGCCGCTCCTGTTATCAGCCAGGAGACAATCAATATTCTCAGGGACATCAATCATAAATTCGCCAAAGCTCTAAATGCGGGAGATACCTTCTCAGCTTTGAAGCAGGATGAAAAGTTTCATAATATCATTATCGATCTTGCTCAGAATCCTTATATTTCGAATACAGCTTCCATGCTGCAGGCTCATGTCATGCGGTTATACTATAATAAAACTATTATTTTAAAAGAACGTTCTATTGAAGAACATGAAGATATATTAAAAGCTTTTGAACAAAAAGACAGAGAAAAGGCCGGAAATATCGCACGTGTTAATTGGCTTCGGGCAATTGACGAATATTACACCGGAGAAAAATGA
- the clpP gene encoding ATP-dependent Clp endopeptidase proteolytic subunit ClpP, whose product MTAIPYVIEQSSKGERSYDIYSRLLKDRIIMIGEEINDVVANSVIAQLLFLAAESPEKDISLYINSPGGSTTAGFAIFDTIQYIKPDVRTICTGMAASFGAMLLLAGKKGKRYSLPNSEIMIHQPLGGARGQATEIEISAKRILKLREHINGIIAERTGQPAEKVARDTDRDYFMTAEEAKEYGIIDEIIYKS is encoded by the coding sequence ATGACAGCCATACCATATGTCATTGAGCAGTCCAGCAAAGGAGAACGTTCCTACGATATTTACTCACGGCTTTTAAAAGACCGGATTATCATGATTGGTGAAGAAATTAATGATGTGGTTGCCAATAGTGTGATTGCCCAGCTGCTATTTCTTGCAGCGGAATCTCCTGAAAAGGATATCTCTCTTTATATTAATAGTCCGGGCGGTTCGACAACCGCAGGGTTTGCCATCTTTGACACGATTCAATATATAAAGCCTGATGTGAGAACGATTTGCACTGGAATGGCTGCGTCATTTGGGGCGATGCTTCTGCTGGCAGGGAAAAAAGGAAAACGCTACAGTTTGCCGAATAGTGAAATCATGATTCATCAGCCGCTTGGCGGAGCGAGGGGGCAGGCGACCGAAATCGAAATTTCGGCGAAACGGATATTAAAACTGAGGGAGCACATCAATGGAATTATTGCAGAAAGAACTGGCCAGCCTGCAGAAAAAGTGGCGCGGGATACGGACCGTGATTATTTCATGACTGCCGAAGAAGCAAAGGAATACGGGATTATTGATGAAATTATCTATAAAAGCTAG
- a CDS encoding sigma-70 family RNA polymerase sigma factor translates to MKHGKVQAESRSSLKQKESCIADIYPSLQRYSRFLAQNRWDGDDLAHEAIVRAYKNYLPEKINQALLKKIVYNCWIDTLRNRKREQLAESPEGEKKNSISSGGEAISHLINRLTLKQAVIFTLKEGFRYKTKEIADIMQTTEFAVKSALTRARKQLQHAVEDKTQDIFANEEEEKLFHLMQQSVAAEDPSILIKSIPFLQSLESYSKKPVLPVSSPSNTLCMAA, encoded by the coding sequence ATGAAGCATGGGAAAGTTCAGGCTGAATCAAGGAGTTCCTTAAAACAGAAGGAAAGCTGTATTGCAGATATCTATCCTTCACTGCAGAGATATAGCCGGTTTCTTGCACAGAACCGCTGGGATGGGGACGATCTAGCTCATGAAGCAATCGTCCGCGCTTATAAAAACTATTTGCCTGAGAAAATTAATCAGGCTCTTTTAAAGAAGATTGTCTATAATTGCTGGATTGACACTCTTCGAAACAGAAAGCGGGAGCAGCTGGCAGAGTCGCCTGAAGGTGAAAAGAAGAATTCCATCTCCAGTGGAGGAGAAGCAATCAGCCATCTCATTAATCGTCTAACATTAAAACAGGCAGTTATTTTTACGCTGAAGGAAGGGTTTCGATACAAAACTAAAGAAATTGCTGATATCATGCAGACTACTGAATTTGCAGTGAAGTCTGCGCTGACCCGTGCACGGAAGCAGCTTCAACACGCAGTTGAGGATAAGACTCAGGATATTTTTGCAAATGAGGAAGAAGAAAAGCTTTTTCATCTGATGCAGCAATCAGTGGCGGCTGAAGACCCGTCCATCCTAATAAAGTCCATCCCTTTCCTGCAATCCCTGGAAAGCTATTCGAAGAAGCCTGTTCTGCCCGTTTCATCTCCTTCTAATACTCTCTGTATGGCGGCATAG
- a CDS encoding phosphoglycerate dehydrogenase, with translation MSTMTLDKVKTIKTLNAIAPSGLEVFNKDHFTIDNESGNPDAIVLRSFNMHSMELGDRLKAIARAGAGVNNIPVEKCTEQGIVVFNTPGANANAVKEMVLTSLMASSRNLFAGISWTKTLKDEGDQIPKLVEAGKKQFVGKEIKGKTLGVIGLGAIGALVANDALELDMDVVGFDPFISVDTAWNLSRNVQRAMSIEQVFAESDYITVHVPLTDDTREMFNEDSFGMMKKGVHILNFSRGELVNEADMAAALENGKVGKYITDFPNENILKMKNAVAIPHLGASTKESEENCAVMAARQVKHFLETGNVKNSVNFPNAALPYTGKRRVTAFHKNIPNMVGQITLAISSYQLNIADMVNRSRGEYAYTMIDIDNKVNGDVIPGLLEQINQIEGIVTSRII, from the coding sequence GTGAGTACCATGACTTTAGACAAAGTGAAGACGATAAAAACACTAAATGCAATTGCGCCAAGCGGTCTTGAAGTGTTTAACAAGGATCATTTTACAATTGATAATGAAAGCGGCAATCCGGATGCAATTGTTCTTCGCAGCTTTAATATGCATTCTATGGAATTGGGCGATCGATTAAAAGCAATCGCCCGTGCAGGAGCAGGAGTGAACAATATCCCGGTGGAGAAATGCACTGAGCAGGGAATTGTCGTGTTTAATACACCTGGCGCCAATGCGAATGCCGTAAAAGAAATGGTGCTTACTTCCTTAATGGCTTCATCCCGCAATCTTTTTGCCGGCATCTCCTGGACCAAAACGCTGAAAGACGAAGGAGATCAGATCCCTAAGCTTGTAGAAGCAGGGAAGAAGCAATTTGTCGGAAAAGAAATTAAAGGCAAAACGCTGGGCGTCATCGGATTGGGGGCAATCGGGGCACTTGTGGCCAATGATGCACTGGAACTTGATATGGATGTCGTTGGCTTTGATCCATTTATTTCTGTTGACACGGCCTGGAACCTGTCCCGCAATGTACAGCGTGCTATGAGCATCGAGCAGGTGTTTGCAGAATCTGACTATATTACTGTACATGTTCCATTAACCGATGATACAAGGGAAATGTTCAATGAAGATTCTTTTGGCATGATGAAAAAGGGTGTTCACATCCTGAATTTCTCACGCGGGGAGCTTGTGAATGAAGCAGATATGGCAGCTGCCCTTGAAAATGGAAAAGTGGGCAAGTATATTACAGACTTCCCAAATGAAAATATCCTGAAAATGAAAAACGCAGTGGCGATTCCGCATCTTGGCGCGTCAACGAAGGAATCTGAGGAAAACTGTGCTGTCATGGCAGCAAGACAGGTGAAGCACTTCCTTGAAACAGGCAATGTCAAAAACTCAGTGAACTTCCCAAATGCTGCTCTTCCTTACACTGGCAAGCGGCGTGTCACTGCTTTTCATAAAAACATTCCCAATATGGTCGGACAAATCACACTTGCCATTTCAAGCTACCAGCTGAATATCGCAGACATGGTGAACCGCAGCCGCGGTGAATATGCGTACACCATGATCGACATTGATAATAAGGTGAATGGCGATGTGATCCCTGGACTGCTTGAACAGATTAATCAAATAGAAGGCATTGTTACGTCACGGATTATATAA
- a CDS encoding GerAB/ArcD/ProY family transporter — MPKDKIDGIQLFCLMVLFMFGTAVFLDLGSGARQDAWIVTILSPIAGLAIFAVYYRLYRQHPDLPLTEYVKKILGKYLGSLISYMYIIYFIYIASRVLRDVEELLISSPYAKNSIITLGICMMFALIYAVHLGFEVFARAGIICFAVMTVTLLLILIFYVISDLIHLENLRPVLANGWKPVIGEIFPVNMTVPYGELVLFTMILPLMKRKTKILKTGSMAIAYVGIYLTINTIILICILGADLLERSAFPALAAVGYIEIGGFIQRLDPFIILLIVFLGFIKVGMFFYCAVIGMNNLFKMKPNVFTSYFMGGIICLSSIMIAPSYQSHLDEGLKVVPYFLHIAFQFAIPAVLLVLASIQRKWKLGKV; from the coding sequence ATGCCGAAAGATAAGATTGATGGAATACAATTATTCTGCTTGATGGTCCTTTTTATGTTTGGGACAGCCGTGTTTCTGGATCTTGGAAGCGGAGCACGCCAGGATGCATGGATCGTTACGATTCTTTCACCCATTGCCGGGCTGGCAATCTTCGCTGTTTACTATCGTCTTTACAGACAGCATCCGGATTTGCCGCTGACAGAATACGTGAAAAAAATTTTAGGAAAATACCTGGGAAGCCTTATAAGCTATATGTACATTATCTATTTCATATATATCGCGTCCAGGGTTTTACGTGATGTTGAGGAATTGCTGATCAGTTCTCCTTATGCTAAAAACTCCATTATTACGCTGGGTATCTGTATGATGTTTGCATTGATATACGCAGTTCATTTAGGTTTTGAGGTATTTGCAAGAGCAGGGATTATCTGTTTCGCCGTCATGACAGTCACTTTATTGCTAATCCTGATATTCTATGTGATCAGTGACTTGATTCACCTCGAAAATTTACGGCCTGTTTTGGCTAATGGATGGAAGCCGGTCATCGGGGAGATTTTTCCGGTTAATATGACGGTTCCCTATGGAGAATTGGTTCTATTTACGATGATCCTTCCTTTAATGAAACGGAAGACAAAGATTTTGAAAACAGGAAGTATGGCAATTGCTTATGTAGGCATTTATTTAACTATTAATACTATAATCTTAATTTGTATTCTTGGTGCAGACCTCCTTGAGCGTTCGGCCTTCCCGGCATTGGCTGCTGTTGGCTATATTGAAATTGGGGGATTTATTCAGCGTCTGGATCCTTTTATCATCCTATTGATTGTATTTCTGGGGTTTATTAAAGTGGGCATGTTCTTCTATTGTGCGGTAATCGGAATGAATAACCTTTTCAAAATGAAGCCAAATGTTTTTACCTCCTATTTTATGGGCGGGATTATTTGTCTTTCTTCCATTATGATTGCACCAAGCTATCAAAGCCATCTGGATGAAGGATTAAAAGTAGTGCCTTATTTCCTGCATATTGCTTTCCAATTCGCTATTCCTGCTGTATTGCTAGTATTGGCGTCAATCCAGCGTAAATGGAAACTGGGAAAAGTGTGA
- a CDS encoding Ger(x)C family spore germination protein translates to MKKVISVLLIMGLLTGCSNYRDLNEVGLIIAIGIDLPQERESGYRVTYQLINPGYFSQNGAGSSLPVINYTVEAETFIEAYRMASLIIPRENSVTHLSLIVIGEALAREGLGLIFDVFERGESRSSFPVFIARDTTAEEVLGVIEPLESNPTKSIISTSENNEKMYAISEIVPIYRAISLLSGEGQNLMLSGIHLNKPLKSQNQTDNLQDIKPPVVEVTGLALFKKDQLAGWFDGKIARTAHLINSAAEYTSFPLPCNSKKNMTVTTKGIKSTIKTELKPKLTLAVDADIKGYIAELECYIKIDSEEEIRKIAKKLEDEAESQIRQTIKLAQEMETDVFGFGRKLSINDPNYWKKHKKEWNTLFRNADIEVNVNANISNAGLLTDPYKLQ, encoded by the coding sequence ATGAAAAAAGTCATTTCAGTCCTGTTGATAATGGGTTTACTAACGGGCTGTTCCAATTATAGAGATTTAAATGAAGTCGGTTTAATAATCGCCATTGGCATAGACCTCCCCCAGGAAAGGGAATCAGGCTATCGGGTCACGTATCAACTAATCAATCCGGGTTATTTTTCGCAAAATGGGGCTGGAAGCAGCCTTCCAGTTATTAATTACACAGTCGAAGCAGAAACGTTTATTGAAGCCTACCGGATGGCGTCTTTAATCATTCCAAGAGAGAACAGTGTTACTCATCTTTCTTTGATTGTGATTGGAGAGGCTCTTGCAAGAGAGGGGCTGGGGCTTATATTTGATGTGTTTGAAAGAGGTGAATCACGCTCATCGTTTCCTGTTTTTATTGCAAGGGACACGACTGCAGAAGAAGTTCTGGGGGTCATTGAGCCGCTGGAATCCAATCCAACGAAAAGTATCATCAGCACCAGCGAAAATAATGAAAAAATGTACGCCATCTCAGAAATCGTTCCCATTTACAGGGCTATCTCCCTTTTATCAGGTGAAGGGCAGAACCTTATGCTGTCTGGAATTCATTTGAACAAACCGCTTAAATCTCAGAATCAGACGGATAACCTGCAGGACATCAAGCCTCCGGTCGTAGAGGTAACTGGATTGGCACTGTTTAAAAAAGATCAATTAGCCGGCTGGTTTGACGGCAAAATCGCAAGAACAGCCCATTTAATTAACTCAGCCGCTGAGTATACATCCTTTCCGCTGCCGTGTAACAGTAAAAAAAATATGACCGTCACGACAAAAGGTATAAAGTCAACCATTAAGACAGAGTTAAAACCAAAATTGACCCTGGCAGTTGACGCAGATATTAAGGGCTATATTGCAGAACTGGAATGCTATATTAAAATTGACAGTGAAGAAGAAATAAGAAAGATTGCGAAAAAATTAGAAGACGAGGCTGAAAGCCAAATAAGGCAAACAATAAAATTGGCGCAGGAAATGGAAACCGATGTATTTGGTTTCGGCAGAAAACTATCAATAAATGATCCAAATTACTGGAAAAAACACAAGAAAGAATGGAATACGCTATTTAGAAATGCGGATATTGAAGTAAATGTGAATGCAAACATATCGAACGCAGGGTTGCTGACAGATCCATATAAACTACAATAA
- a CDS encoding spore germination protein, translated as MFRKHYSHHKMISKSTDSNIEYLKEQFGNSSDLSVRNIILSNHGKAAIIHIQGIVDEQSLHDNVLHPILSFSNEQKSIRNWSDEITQIISVPKVNIIDEWPVLVDGLLSGDTVILIEGHSEAILAGTRKIQSRSITEPTTQTVVKGPKDGFTENLGTNISLIRARIQNNNLRIEQTKAGKVTKTDIGILYMEGIAKEEIVKEVKERISKIDMDSILDTNYVEEALKDNRKTIFPLFQNSERPDVVSANLLEGKIAIIIQGTPFALILPAVFIQFFHSPEDYYANYLVSSFLRLIRVGSFYVNMYASAIYLALITHHHGLIPTTLMVTLMAQREQVPFPAIVELLVMELAFEVLREAGIRMPRAIGPAVSIVGALILGQAAVEAGFVSAAIVIIVATTAISSFTLPNPNIVNTARGMRFILIFAAAFIGFYGIILFSLCIILHLCSLKSVGVPYLTPLSPVRVSDLKDSLVRIGTSSK; from the coding sequence GTGTTCCGGAAACATTACAGCCACCATAAAATGATAAGCAAGAGTACTGATTCCAATATTGAATACTTAAAAGAGCAGTTTGGCAACAGCTCCGATCTATCAGTCCGAAATATAATACTTTCAAACCATGGAAAAGCAGCTATCATACATATCCAGGGGATCGTTGACGAACAAAGCCTGCATGACAATGTTCTGCATCCAATTCTTTCCTTTAGTAATGAACAAAAATCTATTCGAAATTGGTCCGATGAAATAACTCAGATCATTTCGGTACCTAAGGTGAATATCATTGATGAATGGCCCGTATTAGTCGACGGTCTGCTGAGCGGGGACACGGTTATTTTGATAGAGGGGCATTCAGAGGCGATCCTTGCGGGAACAAGAAAGATTCAATCAAGGTCTATTACAGAACCTACCACACAAACGGTGGTGAAAGGGCCAAAGGATGGATTTACAGAGAATTTAGGGACGAATATTTCGCTGATCCGTGCCAGAATACAAAATAACAATCTAAGGATTGAACAGACAAAAGCAGGGAAAGTGACCAAAACCGATATAGGCATTTTATATATGGAGGGCATAGCGAAAGAGGAAATCGTCAAAGAAGTGAAGGAAAGAATTAGTAAAATCGATATGGACAGTATATTGGACACAAATTATGTGGAAGAAGCCTTAAAGGACAACAGGAAAACGATCTTTCCCCTCTTCCAGAATTCAGAGAGGCCAGACGTGGTCTCTGCTAACCTTTTAGAAGGCAAAATTGCGATCATTATACAGGGAACACCATTTGCATTGATTCTGCCGGCTGTATTTATCCAATTTTTTCACTCTCCTGAAGACTATTATGCCAATTACCTGGTGAGTTCTTTTTTAAGACTCATTCGGGTTGGCTCGTTTTACGTTAACATGTATGCATCGGCAATTTATTTGGCCCTGATCACGCACCACCATGGCTTAATCCCTACTACTTTAATGGTGACGCTCATGGCACAAAGAGAACAGGTTCCTTTTCCAGCCATTGTGGAATTACTGGTAATGGAACTGGCCTTCGAAGTCCTGCGGGAAGCCGGGATTAGAATGCCAAGGGCCATTGGTCCGGCTGTTTCCATTGTAGGGGCACTTATTCTCGGGCAGGCTGCAGTCGAAGCAGGCTTTGTTTCAGCGGCAATTGTGATCATCGTGGCGACGACAGCTATCTCAAGCTTCACACTGCCTAACCCTAATATTGTGAACACCGCACGCGGAATGCGTTTCATTCTTATTTTTGCCGCTGCTTTTATTGGATTCTATGGAATTATCCTGTTTTCTTTATGCATTATTCTGCACCTTTGCAGCCTTAAATCAGTAGGAGTCCCATATCTCACTCCACTCTCACCGGTCAGAGTCAGCGATTTGAAAGACAGTTTAGTCCGGATAGGCACCTCATCCAAGTGA
- a CDS encoding polymer-forming cytoskeletal protein, whose translation MKTLGNLIINGVGSVNGGSFNKVEINGKGTVNSDIECERFNCNGTGTIHGNVKTEKGKISGAAKIHGAVKAESLNINGSASISEAVHSQKLEVAGNSSIGGSVKSDEMVVNGKAKIAGDCEAEVFRAEGAFKIDGLLNAETIDIKLFGESKAKEIGGRKIKVAQHRESLFKLIKSLFPLKLEAELIEGDDIELEGTSALVVRGKNVKIGKNCEIGLVEYSGEYECSPDSVVKESRLI comes from the coding sequence ATGAAAACACTGGGGAACTTAATCATTAATGGAGTTGGATCGGTTAATGGAGGATCTTTTAATAAAGTCGAAATCAATGGAAAGGGCACGGTAAATAGTGATATAGAATGCGAGAGATTCAATTGCAACGGTACGGGGACGATCCATGGAAACGTAAAAACCGAAAAAGGAAAGATCAGCGGTGCAGCCAAGATCCATGGAGCAGTTAAAGCTGAATCTTTAAATATCAACGGCTCCGCATCCATTTCAGAAGCTGTCCACAGCCAAAAGCTTGAGGTTGCCGGGAATTCCTCCATTGGAGGTTCTGTAAAAAGCGATGAAATGGTAGTGAACGGGAAAGCAAAGATTGCAGGAGACTGTGAAGCGGAGGTTTTCCGCGCGGAAGGGGCTTTTAAGATAGATGGTTTACTAAACGCAGAAACGATTGATATTAAACTATTTGGAGAAAGCAAAGCGAAAGAGATTGGCGGAAGAAAGATAAAAGTGGCACAGCATAGAGAAAGCCTGTTTAAATTGATCAAATCACTCTTCCCCCTCAAGCTCGAGGCAGAATTAATTGAAGGTGATGACATCGAACTTGAAGGCACCTCAGCTCTTGTCGTCAGAGGCAAAAATGTCAAAATCGGCAAAAATTGCGAGATTGGACTAGTGGAATACTCGGGAGAATACGAATGTTCACCAGACTCAGTGGTGAAAGAATCCCGGTTAATATAG
- a CDS encoding YhbD family protein produces MSDELISKKEVLDLTGISYGQLYRWKRKNLIPEDWFVRKSTFTGQETFFPKEKILERVEKIQKMKDTLSLDELANLFSLNASNLKLPKESLMAKGIASDPVMNIFLDTQGEIHEFNYYEILKLYILSSLLESGDIHIEEGKMLLQLLNDHQEILQQPKAVICFIRKLGMSSCLASMNGEQVLLEKGTKLAAAISVEQCAEELKSKLA; encoded by the coding sequence TTGAGCGATGAATTAATTTCAAAAAAAGAGGTTCTGGATTTAACTGGGATTTCATATGGACAGCTTTACCGGTGGAAAAGGAAGAACCTGATACCTGAGGACTGGTTTGTCAGGAAATCAACGTTTACAGGGCAGGAGACTTTTTTTCCAAAAGAGAAAATCCTCGAGCGGGTTGAAAAGATACAGAAGATGAAGGATACCCTTTCTTTGGATGAGCTGGCCAATTTGTTTTCATTGAATGCTTCGAACCTGAAGCTGCCAAAGGAAAGTCTGATGGCTAAAGGAATAGCTTCTGATCCGGTTATGAATATCTTTCTGGACACACAGGGGGAGATTCACGAATTCAATTATTATGAGATTTTAAAGCTTTATATACTTTCCAGCCTGCTGGAATCGGGGGATATCCATATCGAAGAAGGGAAAATGCTCCTTCAGCTATTAAATGATCATCAAGAGATTCTGCAGCAGCCCAAAGCTGTGATCTGCTTCATTCGAAAACTCGGCATGTCCAGCTGCCTGGCTTCAATGAACGGGGAACAGGTCCTTCTCGAAAAAGGGACAAAATTGGCAGCCGCTATATCGGTAGAGCAATGTGCTGAGGAATTAAAATCCAAATTGGCATAG
- a CDS encoding GNAT family N-acetyltransferase produces MEKITFHDIYKPGHTVLENDLIIHNHNPDMLLQYDSNFIAFKRMPSVQEFEEAHQYLRDFHQKNGQKHVRFYFPDDEELSGELVAFFQQDKDNTVGFLELFAILPADFPEVQEREEIKVENVTDKTWNDYLEFQYEQDSVYGENFAEKKKAQHLRNYKDESIQQLIAFYKGKAAGSVDVIIKERTAEIDGLMVHEDFQKKGIGSSLQKSVMDQYKDKTIILVADGEDTPKEMYRRQNYRYIGKQYNLLKIYE; encoded by the coding sequence ATGGAAAAGATCACATTTCATGATATTTATAAACCGGGACACACTGTTCTGGAAAATGACCTAATTATTCATAACCATAATCCTGACATGCTCCTTCAGTATGACAGCAATTTTATTGCCTTTAAAAGAATGCCTTCCGTTCAGGAGTTTGAGGAGGCACATCAATATTTAAGAGATTTTCATCAGAAAAATGGCCAAAAGCATGTAAGATTTTATTTTCCGGATGATGAGGAGCTTTCTGGAGAGCTTGTGGCTTTCTTTCAGCAGGATAAAGATAATACGGTTGGGTTCCTGGAGTTATTTGCGATTCTTCCGGCTGATTTTCCGGAAGTCCAGGAAAGGGAAGAAATTAAAGTTGAAAATGTAACGGATAAAACATGGAACGATTATTTGGAATTTCAGTATGAGCAGGATTCGGTATATGGGGAAAACTTCGCAGAGAAAAAGAAAGCTCAGCACTTAAGAAATTACAAAGATGAAAGTATTCAGCAGCTTATTGCATTTTATAAAGGAAAGGCAGCCGGATCTGTTGATGTCATTATCAAGGAACGAACAGCTGAAATTGATGGACTGATGGTCCATGAGGATTTTCAAAAAAAGGGCATCGGCAGCTCCCTGCAGAAATCCGTGATGGATCAGTATAAGGATAAAACGATCATTCTTGTGGCGGATGGAGAAGATACTCCAAAAGAGATGTACCGCAGGCAAAATTACCGGTATATTGGAAAGCAGTATAACTTACTAAAAATATACGAATGA
- a CDS encoding YolD-like family protein — translation MPLKDRGKIKWQPAHFMPEHRAMLRKLERDQMAQNKPLIDEYELEEYENKIHYAMEFAYLLKVKVWREGFFLEYKGRVNRLDGISRKIHLQLESGDLEKINFDEIAGAEVEE, via the coding sequence ATGCCGCTAAAAGACAGAGGGAAAATAAAATGGCAGCCTGCTCACTTCATGCCGGAACACCGGGCGATGCTAAGAAAGCTGGAAAGAGATCAAATGGCGCAAAACAAGCCGCTCATTGATGAATATGAATTGGAGGAATATGAAAACAAAATTCACTATGCAATGGAATTTGCTTATCTTTTGAAAGTAAAAGTCTGGCGGGAAGGATTTTTCCTCGAATACAAAGGAAGGGTAAACCGACTGGATGGCATCAGCAGAAAAATTCATCTGCAACTGGAGAGCGGGGATCTGGAGAAAATTAACTTTGATGAAATAGCCGGGGCGGAAGTGGAAGAATGA